A genomic stretch from Flavobacterium nitratireducens includes:
- a CDS encoding UDP-3-O-(3-hydroxymyristoyl)glucosamine N-acyltransferase: MKFTRAYTLKEIADLLQCEFVGNDSFEVLGMNEIHVVEKGDIVFVDHPKYYDKALQSAATIVLINKKVDCPEGKALLISDDPFRDFNKLTNYFKPFQFSNVSISPTATIGEGTIIQPNSFIGNGVVIGKNCLIHSNVSIYDNTVLGDNVIIHAGTILGADAFYYKKRPEGFDQLLSGGRVVIQDNVGIGALCTIDKGVTGDTTIGAGTKIDNQVHVGHDTVIGEKCLIASQTGIAGCVIIEDEVTIWGQVGTTSGITIGEKAVILGQTGVTKSIEGGKTYFGTPIQESRESLKQLANLKKIPEILEKLK; encoded by the coding sequence ATGAAATTTACAAGAGCATATACCTTAAAAGAGATTGCAGATTTACTTCAATGTGAATTTGTAGGTAATGATAGTTTTGAAGTTTTGGGCATGAATGAAATTCATGTGGTAGAAAAAGGAGATATTGTTTTTGTAGATCATCCAAAATACTACGATAAAGCTTTGCAATCGGCAGCGACAATTGTTTTAATCAACAAAAAAGTAGATTGCCCTGAGGGAAAAGCGTTATTGATTTCTGATGATCCGTTTAGAGATTTCAATAAATTAACCAATTATTTTAAGCCATTTCAGTTTTCAAATGTTTCAATTTCTCCAACAGCAACTATTGGTGAGGGGACTATTATTCAACCCAATTCATTTATTGGTAATGGAGTAGTTATAGGAAAGAATTGTTTGATTCATTCCAATGTTTCTATTTATGATAATACAGTTTTAGGAGATAATGTAATTATTCATGCAGGAACTATTCTTGGAGCTGATGCTTTTTATTACAAAAAAAGACCTGAAGGTTTTGATCAGCTATTGTCTGGAGGGCGCGTAGTTATTCAAGATAATGTTGGTATAGGTGCACTTTGTACGATTGATAAAGGAGTGACTGGAGACACTACAATTGGAGCAGGTACAAAAATTGACAATCAAGTGCACGTAGGACACGACACCGTAATTGGTGAAAAATGTCTTATCGCATCCCAAACTGGAATTGCAGGTTGTGTTATTATTGAAGATGAAGTTACTATCTGGGGACAAGTAGGAACGACTAGCGGAATTACAATTGGTGAAAAAGCAGTTATTCTAGGACAAACCGGCGTAACCAAGTCAATTGAAGGAGGTAAAACCTATTTTGGAACCCCAATTCAGGAATCTAGAGAGTCTTTGAAGCAATTAGCTAATCTTAAAAAAATTCCAGAAATTCTAGAAAAATTAAAATAA
- the efp gene encoding elongation factor P — protein MASTSDIKNGLCIKHNHDIYKIIEFLHVKPGKGPAFVRTKLKSLTNGKVLDNTFSAGHKIDVVRVETHTFQFLYPEGNQFHFMNTETFEQITLNRDVLDSPDLLKEGENVMIQINTETDLPLSVDMAPSVILEVTYTEPGVKGNTATNATKPATVETGATVNVPLFINEGDKIKIDTATGSYMERVKE, from the coding sequence ATGGCATCTACATCAGATATTAAAAACGGACTTTGTATAAAACACAATCACGATATATACAAAATCATTGAATTTTTACACGTAAAACCAGGTAAAGGTCCTGCTTTCGTAAGAACAAAATTGAAATCATTAACTAATGGAAAAGTTTTAGATAATACTTTTTCTGCAGGTCATAAAATTGATGTGGTAAGAGTAGAAACCCACACATTTCAATTTTTATATCCTGAAGGAAATCAATTCCACTTTATGAATACGGAAACATTCGAACAAATTACTCTGAATAGAGATGTTCTTGATTCACCAGATTTATTGAAAGAAGGAGAAAATGTGATGATTCAGATTAACACAGAAACTGATTTACCGTTATCAGTTGATATGGCTCCTTCAGTAATTTTAGAAGTTACATACACAGAACCAGGTGTAAAAGGAAATACAGCTACTAACGCTACTAAACCTGCTACTGTTGAAACTGGTGCTACAGTAAATGTTCCTTTATTTATCAATGAAGGAGACAAAATTAAAATTGATACTGCTACTGGTTCTTATATGGAGCGTGTTAAGGAGTAA
- a CDS encoding bifunctional UDP-3-O-[3-hydroxymyristoyl] N-acetylglucosamine deacetylase/3-hydroxyacyl-ACP dehydratase, with amino-acid sequence MVKQKTIKTEISLTGVGLHTGKEVKMTFKPAPVNNGFTFVRVDLEGNPVIEADANYVVNTQRGTNLEKLGVKIQTPEHVLAALVGCDLDNVIIELNASELPIMDGSSKYFVEALEKAGVEEQAANRNVYVVKEVISFTDEASGSEILVMPSDYYTVTTMVDFGTKILGTQNATLKNISDFKTEIASSRTFSFLHELESLLDNGLIKGGDLNNAIVYVDKEISASTMENLKVAFGKDTINVKPNGILDNLTLHYPNEAARHKLLDVIGDLALIGTKIQGKIIANKPGHFVNTQFAKKMAKMIKIEQRNYVPVYDLNQEPLMDIHKIMAMLPHRPPFLLIDRIIEMSESHVVGMKNVTMNENFFVGHFPNAPVMPGVLIVEAMAQTGGILVLSTVPDPENYLTYFMKIDNVKFKHKVLPGDTLIFKCDLITPIRRGICHMQANAYANGKLVAEAELMAQIAKKQN; translated from the coding sequence ATGGTTAAACAGAAGACCATCAAAACAGAAATCTCATTAACAGGTGTAGGGTTACATACCGGAAAAGAAGTTAAAATGACATTCAAACCTGCTCCAGTAAATAATGGTTTTACTTTTGTTAGGGTCGATTTAGAAGGAAATCCTGTTATCGAAGCAGATGCTAATTATGTAGTAAACACACAACGCGGAACTAATTTAGAAAAATTAGGTGTTAAAATTCAAACACCTGAGCATGTTTTAGCCGCTTTAGTAGGTTGTGATTTAGACAACGTAATCATCGAATTAAATGCTTCTGAATTGCCTATAATGGATGGTTCTTCTAAATATTTTGTTGAAGCATTAGAAAAAGCTGGCGTAGAAGAACAAGCTGCTAACCGTAATGTTTATGTGGTAAAAGAAGTAATTTCTTTTACTGATGAAGCTAGCGGAAGTGAGATTTTGGTTATGCCAAGCGATTATTATACTGTAACTACAATGGTTGATTTTGGTACTAAAATCTTGGGTACTCAAAATGCAACACTAAAAAATATAAGTGATTTTAAAACAGAAATTGCTTCATCGAGAACGTTTAGTTTTTTACATGAGCTAGAATCACTTTTAGATAATGGATTAATCAAAGGGGGAGACTTAAACAATGCTATTGTATATGTTGATAAAGAAATTTCGGCATCTACAATGGAGAATTTAAAAGTTGCTTTTGGTAAAGACACAATAAACGTTAAGCCAAATGGAATTTTGGACAACTTAACTTTACATTATCCAAATGAAGCTGCGAGACATAAATTACTTGACGTGATAGGTGATTTAGCATTAATTGGTACAAAAATCCAAGGTAAAATAATAGCAAATAAACCAGGTCATTTTGTAAATACACAATTTGCTAAAAAAATGGCTAAAATGATTAAAATCGAGCAACGCAATTATGTTCCTGTTTACGATTTAAATCAAGAACCATTAATGGATATTCACAAAATTATGGCTATGTTACCACATAGACCACCATTTTTGTTGATTGACAGAATTATTGAGATGTCAGAAAGTCATGTAGTTGGGATGAAAAATGTTACAATGAACGAAAATTTCTTTGTTGGACATTTCCCTAATGCTCCAGTAATGCCAGGAGTATTAATTGTTGAAGCAATGGCTCAAACAGGTGGTATCTTAGTTTTAAGTACTGTTCCGGATCCAGAGAACTATTTGACATATTTTATGAAAATTGATAATGTTAAGTTCAAACACAAAGTATTGCCTGGAGATACATTAATTTTTAAATGTGATCTAATTACTCCTATAAGAAGAGGAATTTGTCATATGCAAGCGAATGCTTATGCTAATGGAAAATTAGTCGCAGAAGCGGAATTAATGGCTCAAATTGCAAAAAAACAAAACTAA
- the lpxD gene encoding UDP-3-O-(3-hydroxymyristoyl)glucosamine N-acyltransferase — protein sequence MKFTAEQIAGVLEGEVVGNPLVEVHELSKIEEGKVGSLTFLSNPKYTNYIYITEASITIVNKSFTPESEIKTTLIKVEDAYLAFSKLLEFYDQAIKASKVGIEPHTVIAEDVHYGSDLYLGSFSYIGKNVKIGNNVKIYPNCFIGDNVVIHDNVTIFAGAKIYSESVIGNNCIIHAGSVIGSDGFGFAPNPDGSYKKIPQIGNVIIEDDVEIGACSTIDRATLGSTRIKKGVKLDNQIQVAHNVEIGENTVIAAQTGIAGSTKIGKNGMIGGQVGISGHLTIGNNVRIQAQSGVARNIKDDEVLQGSPTFGYNDFSKSYVHFKNLPKIIAEIDELKKQILNQKNGNNG from the coding sequence ATGAAATTTACAGCAGAACAAATAGCAGGAGTTTTAGAAGGAGAGGTTGTAGGCAATCCTTTAGTAGAAGTACACGAGCTTTCTAAAATAGAAGAAGGAAAAGTGGGCTCACTCACTTTTTTGTCAAATCCTAAATATACTAACTATATATATATAACTGAAGCCTCTATAACTATTGTAAATAAAAGTTTTACTCCTGAATCTGAAATTAAAACTACACTCATAAAAGTTGAGGATGCTTATCTTGCATTTTCTAAATTACTTGAATTTTATGATCAAGCTATCAAAGCTAGTAAAGTGGGTATTGAGCCACATACAGTAATAGCCGAAGATGTACATTATGGATCAGATTTATACTTAGGTAGTTTTAGTTATATTGGTAAAAACGTAAAAATAGGTAATAATGTAAAAATTTATCCTAATTGTTTTATTGGGGATAATGTTGTCATTCACGATAATGTAACTATTTTTGCTGGCGCAAAGATTTATTCAGAATCAGTAATAGGTAACAATTGTATCATTCATGCAGGATCCGTAATTGGTTCAGATGGTTTTGGATTTGCTCCAAATCCAGATGGAAGTTATAAGAAAATCCCTCAGATTGGTAATGTGATTATTGAAGATGATGTCGAAATAGGAGCTTGTTCAACCATTGATAGAGCAACTTTAGGTTCTACTCGAATTAAAAAAGGAGTAAAATTAGATAATCAAATTCAAGTTGCGCATAATGTAGAAATAGGCGAAAATACTGTTATTGCTGCACAAACAGGAATTGCAGGTTCAACTAAGATAGGTAAAAACGGAATGATTGGTGGACAGGTAGGAATCTCAGGACATTTAACTATTGGAAATAATGTTCGAATTCAAGCACAATCAGGAGTTGCAAGAAACATAAAAGACGACGAAGTTTTGCAAGGAAGCCCAACATTTGGATATAATGATTTTAGTAAATCCTATGTTCATTTTAAAAATTTACCAAAAATAATTGCAGAAATAGACGAATTAAAGAAACAAATATTAAACCAAAAAAATGGAAACAATGGTTAA
- the lpxA gene encoding acyl-ACP--UDP-N-acetylglucosamine O-acyltransferase: protein MNQPLAYVHPGAKIAKNVVIEPFTTIHNNVVIGDGTWIGSNVTIMEGARIGKNCNIFPGAVISAVPQDLKFGGEDSLAIIGDNCTIRECVTINRGTVASGQTVIGDNCLIMAYAHIAHDCVIGNNAIVVNGVALAGHVIVGNYAVIGGLAAIHQFIHIGDHAMISGGSLVRKDVPPYTKAAKEPLSYVGINSVGLRRRGFTTEKIREIQDIYRILYQKNYNTTQALGIIEAEMEATPERDEIIDFIRNSSRGIMKGYSGSY, encoded by the coding sequence ATGAATCAACCATTAGCTTATGTTCATCCGGGCGCAAAAATCGCCAAAAATGTGGTAATTGAACCCTTTACAACCATTCATAACAATGTGGTAATTGGTGATGGTACTTGGATAGGTTCAAACGTAACCATCATGGAAGGAGCAAGAATTGGAAAAAATTGTAATATTTTCCCAGGAGCTGTAATTTCTGCTGTTCCTCAAGATTTGAAATTTGGTGGAGAAGATTCATTGGCTATTATTGGTGACAATTGTACTATTAGGGAATGTGTTACAATTAATAGAGGTACTGTAGCTTCAGGTCAAACAGTTATTGGTGACAATTGTTTAATTATGGCTTATGCTCACATTGCACATGATTGTGTAATTGGGAATAATGCTATTGTTGTAAATGGAGTTGCTCTTGCAGGACATGTTATAGTGGGGAACTATGCAGTAATAGGTGGTCTAGCAGCTATTCATCAGTTTATCCATATTGGAGATCATGCTATGATTTCTGGTGGTTCACTTGTTCGTAAAGATGTTCCACCTTATACAAAAGCAGCCAAAGAACCTTTGTCATATGTTGGGATTAATTCAGTAGGGTTAAGAAGAAGAGGTTTTACCACAGAGAAAATTAGAGAAATTCAAGATATCTATAGAATTTTATATCAAAAAAATTACAATACTACTCAAGCATTAGGGATTATAGAAGCCGAAATGGAAGCTACTCCTGAAAGAGATGAAATTATTGATTTTATCAGAAATTCATCTCGTGGTATCATGAAAGGATATAGCGGAAGCTATTAA